The Schistocerca piceifrons isolate TAMUIC-IGC-003096 chromosome 5, iqSchPice1.1, whole genome shotgun sequence DNA segment AAGAATTTTGAGAGAACTTAACAGATTCCAGGGTAAAATTGCGTGTAAAATTAGATGCAGTCTCTAGTTCTAGCGTCCAGAGGAATCTCATTGTTTTCAACTTCAGATCTCTTGTCGAGAAAGGGAATAGTTTCTAAAACTTGTAAAGAGGCAAGACAAGACACATCAGGCATTACTATCAGTATTGTCTATAGTCGTAAGcagctgtgtgtttgtgtgtgtctggatAGTAGCTGACACTAAATCACTTTTATACCTCAGCTCCAGGAACTTAGAATGTGAGATCATTTGCATTTCCTGTTCATTGTGGACTGTTAATAAGAACAGGCACTATAGAGCAATTAAGAAAAAAGAACACGACGGCACTTAGCTCCATTATCAAGAGATctgtttaaataaaataatgaaggtCAGACTACCCTTTATGATGGAATAATTGCAATCAAGACATTTCAGGTATGATATGGTTTCTGGGTGGGATCTCCACTAATATAACTGAGGAGGGTGAGGTTAGCACACTAGGCTTCAGTAGGATGTTGGTTGGGATTCACTTTTGGTTGAGCAACTTTGGAATGAATCATGATAACTGGAAAGTCTAGAACAGGGATCAGGTGAATGACACGTCATTAATGCTTATGATAAGCAGCATGTTTAGAGTCTAAGCTAACAGCTACCTCTTCGCTGCCACAAAATCACGAATTCTGGCTGCTAGTATTTCTTGGAAGGGGGCTACTCTACCTGCTGCGCCACCAGCTCCTCCGGGTCCGCCAAAGCCGCCGGCACCCGCCCCAGCGCCAGTGGACGCCTCTCCCTCGTAACGGATCTCGGGCTGGTAGCCTCCCTGGTCCGCCTGGTAGTCGACGATCTGCTTGCGGCCATCAGGCAGCAGCACGTTGTAGGATCCCTGGGCCACGTCACCATCGCGAGACTCGCTGTGTCCAAACTCCGTGCCAGTCTCCGCATCGCTCACCTCGTAGCTGAACTCGTACTTGGCAGGCTCCTGGGAAAGCACACAGAGCCCATAATCCACCATCTGTCTCGCCACATGCTTAAAAAATTTACCACTTCCTCGTTACGCTGCTCCGAGACTAAGACACATTTTAACCACTGCTGCAGACAAGATAAAGGTGTCGAGCTGAGCAAAAGTACTGGAAACATGGACTGTCACAGTAAAATACTGCTAGTGTGATGGTGAGAAGAAGAACCATATCCGAAATGCATCACACTTTACCTCCTTCATATGACCACAAACCCATTCATTCCTTCCAGAGAAGTGTGTAGAGATAACAGTTACGACCAATGCAAGTCAAATCTACACCGTTATAAGCTGACCTGTAAGCTACAATTGCGAGAAAGCAACTTCTGACGCAGACCTTGATCTCTGTCAAGCTGCCTGAAGCCACACAGCAAGACAGGGGCGCAGTGGTTAAGGCACTAGCCTCGCATTGAAGTGTAGTTGGGCACAGTTTCCCATCTGTCCAAGAAGATTTTCAATGCCTCCCCCATATTAATTAAGATAATGAAAGGATGATCCTTTCAAAAGAACATGGGTGATTTCTCAGCCCATTCTTGTACTGCACGATCTTATGCTCCAATTCTGATTATCTCGTCATCGATAGGATATTAAATTCTAGTGTCCTATGTTCTATTTTCCTTACAGATCACAGCAAATTCATTTCGAGATTCTTGtattaactaattctatatcaaaaCTTATGTTACTGGGAGTAGTCAACATGAGACCTATGACGGGAAAATGTGTTTTAAATGAAAAGGTCAGCAGATTAACCTACAACAGTAAATCAGGAGAAGATGTTTAGCATACGTTTTGGATGTTGTATATCTACAATACTCAAACACAGTGATTCAGGACCAATAAAAGCAGAATTCCTTTACGATGTTTCAGGTATTTCTCTAGATTTGAGGTCTCAAATGACAGTGTCCTAAGAGAACAGATACCTTTGTGGAAATTTAAGTCAGAAGGACTAGGCAGAAAGATGTAAGCTTTGGTGCTCTGCTGCTAAACCCTCTGACGTCAATCAAACTGGTGACAACCATTCTTCGGATTGAAGATTAGGGGAAGTATCAAATGATGAAGCAGTTCAGGAAAGTGTGGAAAATCTGCCAGTATCAGAGAACAGTAGGTACTAAGTACGAAACTATACTTAAGGTAAACCAGTCTCATTGAATGTCACTTACAGACGAGCCATCGTCTCCAGCGCCATTTCCGTAGCCTGATCCTCCGCCGACACCTCCGCCGATGCCTCCGCCGATACCTCCGCCGATGCCTGCTCCAGGTCCACCGCCAAAGCCTGCGCCAGGAGCTCCATACGTGGACGATGGGCCTCCGGCACCTCCTGCTGCACCACCTGCACCAAACCCACCGGCACCACCTCCCGGAGCTCCATAAGTGCTGGACGGCGCACCTCCAAATCCGCCACCTACTCCGTTACCTCCTGCTCCACCATTCCTTCCAGCACCGAAACCAGGGGCGCCATAGGTCGAAGAGGGTGCTCCACCAAATCCACCGCCATTTCCGCCGGCTCCAGGAGCTCCATACGTGGAGGAAGGTGCGCCACCTCCGACACCACCGCCAAAGCCGCGACCAGCTCCACCAGCACCGGGAGCTCCGTACGTCGACGACGGAGCGCCACCGCCAATTCCTCCAGCAAGTCCACCAGCTGCACCACCTGCCCCAGGAGCCCCGTACGTGGAAGACGGAGCGCCACCGATTCCGCCATTGGCTCCAGGAGCGGCGTATGTACTAGAGGGTGCTCTGCCTCCATTACGGCCACCGCCAAAACCACCATTACCGCTTGCTCCAGGTACCCCGTAAGTGCTGGAGGGTGCGCCACCAAAACCGCCGTTTCTGCCACCTCCGATGCCTCCCGCGCCAGGAGCACCGTATGTCGCCGAAGGAGCGCCGCCACCGACGCCGTTCCCACCAGGACCGAATCCGCCGTTCGCTCCAGGAGCACCGTATGTCGAAGATGGCCGGGCCCTACCGTTACCACCGTTGCGCCCGCCAGCTCCCGGTGCACCGTACGTGGAAGATGGGGCACCTCCGGCACCACCCCCAAAGCCTCCAGCGCCAGAGGCTGCACCGCCTCCGACACCTCCAGCCCCGGGGACACCATACGTGGAGGAAGGAGCACCGGATTGACCGTTGCGGCCGCCCCCAAAGGCACCGTTGCCTCCCGCCCCTGGGGCGCCATAAGTAGCGGAGGGAGAACCGCCGCCGTGTCCGTTACCACCCAGGCCGCCACCGGCCGAGGGTGGTAGGTAGGCGTTGTTCACAGGCGGTTCTGGGCGTCCTGCCGCCAACGCGGCGACCGCCAGTACCATCAATATCTGCAACGAATTGCAGGTTACCTGTTTAGAATGTCCCTCTGCTTGGGAAGACATGAAAGATAACTGCAGTAATGAAATTGGACAATATCAGACTGAAGTGTGTGGTCTATTTCCAATGTACTCTTTTAGTCGCGAATGACTGGTTTCTGAAGCAAACGGCAGAAGAGAGGCGTTTTGCGTCACGTAGAGGTTTGTTACTGAGAGTTCGAAAGAGTATATTCCAGGAAGGGCAGGAGAACATGTCACATCCTCCCACATACGTCCTGCTATGTGATCACCACCAGAAAATTCGATAAATTGAAACCAGTATGGATGTTTACCCACAATCAGTTCTCCTATGAGGTATTCGAGAATGAAACAGGGACGGGAGGAACATATAATTTCAACACCCTCACAGCGCTAGGTGGTTAACggaatatagacgtagatgtagatgtagatgtagactctaatGAACCATCATCAGAGACAGTATATTGTTTTGCAAGTAGCACATCCAGTCGTCATCTAGTGCTCACCGTGGTTCATTAAAACCAATTCAGTCAGTTGATTGTAAGTAACAACGAAGAGCGGTAGATACTTAGGAAAGAAACATCGCAGTTGAAATGCGGAGTTTTTGGTTGAATCCTGTTTAGGTTACGTTTAATGGAATCAAAAACGGAGACGTTGAGATAAATAGTTCACTTTGGGATGCATGTAAGCTCTATGAATATCAGGTTTTGTATTGTTAAAAGGCTTCCCTCGACCAAGCAGCGTTGGGTTTATTTTTCTCGCGATAAGTACAGGGAGAAAACCGTTGCTCAACTGCTACTACACCGACATTGTCAGTAGTTATTTTTGTGGAATTGTCATAATTTTTCATGAAGTAATTAAGATGAGTCACTTAGCTACGAAAAGTTCCGTAAAACGTCTTTGTTACAGATGCAGCATATGAGTGCATCATCGACGCTATCGCTATATCTCTACGTAGTTAAGGTAATTGAATTTCTTTACCGGGAGTGCATTTAAATCTCTGGAAAGATAGAGCCGGGGTATAATCATGAGATCGTCTTCAGAAGAAGTGGGTACGAAATCCGAAGAGCGTTCTTTATATTTAGGAAGGCTGCCTTGGATGCTTGGGTGGATTCTTCAATTGGCTCCCGGGGTCAACATCCTCAGTCTTTATACGGATAAAGCTATAACGACCAGGGTGAAAGGTAATTAGAACCAACCGACCATCACAGTGGTATATTGGTCGCTTGCCTCCACTATCTAATGTTTAACCTTCCTTCTGACAGAAGGTGTGcagccataaaaatattttacCACCTCCGTTGGCCTTAGATTGATAGAGAATGAAACAATGTTGAAAGCAAACTGAGATTTTTTTCTACTTGGCAAGGCCTTCTGCCACATTGATGAATTTCTAGACAA contains these protein-coding regions:
- the LOC124798268 gene encoding pro-resilin-like → MNRILMVLAVAALAAGRPEPPVNNAYLPPSAGGGLGGNGHGGGSPSATYGAPGAGGNGAFGGGRNGQSGAPSSTYGVPGAGGVGGGAASGAGGFGGGAGGAPSSTYGAPGAGGRNGGNGRARPSSTYGAPGANGGFGPGGNGVGGGAPSATYGAPGAGGIGGGRNGGFGGAPSSTYGVPGASGNGGFGGGRNGGRAPSSTYAAPGANGGIGGAPSSTYGAPGAGGAAGGLAGGIGGGAPSSTYGAPGAGGAGRGFGGGVGGGAPSSTYGAPGAGGNGGGFGGAPSSTYGAPGFGAGRNGGAGGNGVGGGFGGAPSSTYGAPGGGAGGFGAGGAAGGAGGPSSTYGAPGAGFGGGPGAGIGGGIGGGIGGGVGGGSGYGNGAGDDGSSEPAKYEFSYEVSDAETGTEFGHSESRDGDVAQGSYNVLLPDGRKQIVDYQADQGGYQPEIRYEGEASTGAGAGAGGFGGPGGAGGAAGGYPGSGAGGAGGYPSGGAGGAGGYPSGGAGGAGGYPSGGAGGAGGYPSGGNGGAGGYPSGGAGGAGGYPSGGPGGAGGYPSGGAGGAGGYPSGGAGGAGGYPSGGANGAGGYPSGGAGGAGGYPSGGAGGAGGYQNGGAGGAGGYPRGGPGGASNGGYPSGGAGRGGGAGGRGGYPSGGPGGAGSHPGY